CGCGAACGGGCTGGCCAACGCCCGCGACTTCCTCGCGCCGGTGGCGGCGTACGAGGAGGTGGAGCAGCCGGTGGAGGTGGTCAACAAGTTCTGCGGGAACCTCTGGGCAGCGACGTACGACCACTCGCCGCTCGATGTCGTCGCCTGGCACGGCAACCATGTCCCGTACGTCTACGATCTGCGGCGCTTCAATGTGCTCGGCACCATCAGCTACGACCACCCGGATCCGTCGATCTTCACCGTGCTGACGTCTCCTTCGGACACGCCTGGGCTCGCAGGCGTCGACTTCGTGGTCTTCGCGCCGCGCTGGCTGGTCGGCGAGGACACCTTCCGGCCGCCGTACTTCCACCGCAATGTGATGAGCGAGTACATGGGACTCATCGAGGGCGCGTACGACGCCAAGGCTGAGGGCTTTGTTCCGGGCGGCGGGTCGCTCCACAACATGATGTCCGCGCACGGGCCGGATCGTGAGACCTTCGACCGGGCCAGCGCTGCCGACCTGAAGCCGCAGAAGATCGACGACGGGCTTGCGTTCATGTTCGAGACGCGGTGGCCGGTGACGGCAACCGGACAAGCGATGAGCGCGGGGCATCTGCAGGAGGGGTACGACAACGTGTGGCAGGGTCTCCAGCGCCACTGGGGGTCTGGGGGATACTCCCCCGGAAACCACGGCCGGTCCTAATACGGAGTCCCTGTGACCTCCTCCTTCGCCCCTGACTCGCTGGTCCTGAACCGCAAGCTGCCGCTGTGGTACCAGGTCTCGCAGTCGCTGCGTGCCTCGATACTCGGCCGAACGCCCGAGGCGTCACTGCGGCTGCCCACCGAGGAGCAGCTCGCCGCGCACTACGGCGTCAGCGTGCTGACCATGCGCCAGGCCCTCAAGGAGCTGGAGGAGGAGGGGCTGATCAGCAGGCACCGGCGGCGCGGCACCTTCATCGAACCGGGGGCGTGGCGGGGTGCGCCGAGGCGGCTGCTGGGCTCGATCGACGCGATCGTGGCCCAGCAGTCGGGCGAGCGGACGACGATTCTGGGGCACGGGCCGGAGCCGGTGCCGGGCGAGCTCGTGGAGTACTTCCCCAAGACGCCGGAGGTCATGCTGTACAAGCGGCTGCGCTGCGACGGGGAGAGCGGTGAGCCGACGAACTGGGCGGAGAACGCGGTCCGTCCGGATGTGGCGGCGGGGCTCGACCTCGCGGACCTGGAGCGCTGGCCGATGACGAAGGTGCTGCGGGATGTGCTGGGCGTGCGGATCAGCAGGATCACGGACACGGTGGAGGCGCGGCTGGCGGATCCGCCGACGGCGGAGCTGTTGAAGGTCCCGTTGCTGAGCCCGATCCTGCACTACACCGGGGTGACGTACGACGAGGGCGGGCGAGTGGTGGATGTGGCGCGGATCCGGTACCGCGGCGACAGATTCTCGTTCTCGGTGACGGTGGACGCGGACTGATCTCTCGGGGCTCGGTCGGTGCGGGGCGCCCCGGGTGCGAGGTCTCGGGGTGCGGGTCTTTGGTCCCTGGGGGCGGCCCGGTCGCCGGGCACGGGTGCGGGACTCCGGGCGGGCCCGGTCGCCGTGGCGCGGGTGCGGGCCGCTCCGGGACTCGTGTCCTGGACTGCTTTCCTCACCGCGCTTCGCGCGACTTGCGACGCTTTACGTCCAGAACACGACCCCTGCGCGTCCCCCGTGGGCGCGACTACCATTCCCCGCGGTACGGGCCCATGGTGAGGGGGAGGATGTCCGCATGCCGATGCTCGATGAGCTGATGCCCTGGAGCGCGCCTCCGTTGCGGCTGGGGCGCGACTGGGTGATGGCCCCGGATGCTGCCTCCCTCAGGGCGCGGTGGGATGTTCTTGTGGGAGCCGGGGCCGGCGAGCGCGACGCGTTGTTCGGGTGCACCCGGGTGCGTACGCCGCACAGTGCCGTCAGCCAGCTGCCTGGCCAGTCCACCGGCACTGGCAGATTCGTCCGGGAGGACGGGCGGTGTCCCGCACCGGTCCGGGTGCTGCACGGGCCCTTCGACGAGCAGTGGCTCATCCCCGACCACCGGCTGATCGATGTGGCTCGCCCCGAGTTGTGGCGAGTCGCCGACGAGCGGCAGGTGTTCGTCGTCGAGCCGGGGTACGTGGCAGGTGCGCCGGGCGCTTCGGTGGTGGTGTCCGCCCTGATGCCGGACGGGCGATCGCCTGCAGGGAGGCCCGGGCGGATCCGGCCGCTCTACCGCCGGCCCGGTGGGCTCGAGCCCAATCTCGCGCCGGGGCTGCTGTCCGCGCTGAGCACCGCGTACGGGCGCGAGGTCGACGCCGAGGAGGTCATCGCCTGGATTCTCGCCGTCGCCGAATCGTCGTCCGTCGGATGTGTGGTGCCTCTGCCGGCCGATCCCGGGGTGTGGCTGAGCGGTGTGGACCTGGGGCGGCGGCTCATGGAGATCCAGTTGCGTGGGGTCCGTGGTGGAGCGCGGCCGCGGCTGCCCGGGGGGCGCAGGCCGTATGTCCGTGCCGCCGTGCCCGCCCGGCCCGATGCGATCGGCTACGACGCGGCGGAGGAGGTGCTCAGCCTCGGTGACGGGCGCATCTCACCCGTGCCGCGTGAAGCCTGGGATTTCGAGGTCTCCGGCGTACGCGTGCTGGAGCTCTGGTTCGAGCGCCGGACCGGCGAGGCCGAAGCGGGCACGCTGGAGGCGATACGGCCCGCCTCGTGGCCGCAGGAGTGGACCTCCGAGCTGCTGGAGCTGATCACCGTGCTGGCGCTGCTGGGCGAACTGCGGGTAGAGAAAGAAGAGTTGAAGGCGGGTACGGAGATCACGCGCGAGGAGCTCGGGAGTGTGCTGCCGCCGCCCGCCGCGGCTCGGCGGCCCGCCTCCGTGCTCGACCATCACGAGGAAGGGCCGGAGGGTCAGTTCGCCTTGCTGTGAGTGGGTGGAGGGTCCGGGGGGTGACAAAGGTGGCCCGTACACGATAGGCACGGCTGTTATGAACCATCAGCCCCTTCCGCTCGACGGGATCACGGTCGTCGCCGTCGAACAGGCCGTCTCGGCGCCCTTCGCCACCCGCCAGCTCGCCGATCTCGGCGCCCGCGTCATCAAGATCGAACGTCCGGACGGCGGTGACTTCGCGCGCGGTTACGACACCGCCGCCCGCGGGCTCGCCTCGCACTTCGTCTGGTGCAACCGCGGCAAGGAGTCCATCGCCGTCGACCTCAAGGACCCGCGCGGCATCGATATCGTGCGTCGGCTCGTCGCGGACGCCGATGTGTTCGTGCAAAACCTCGCCCAGGGAGCGGCCGCGCGGCTCGGTCTGGACGCCGCCACGCTGTGCGCGGCGCACCCGCGGCTGATCGCCGTGGACATCTCCGGTTACGGCGCCCAGGGCCCGTACGCGCACAAGCGGGCGTACGACATGCTCGTGCAGTGCGAGGCGGGTCTGGTGTCGGTGACCGGGACCGCGCAGCAGCCGGTCAAGGCCGGCATTCCCGCGGCAGATATCGCGGCGGCGATGTACGCGTTCTCCGGTGTGCTCGCCGCCCTGCTGCGGCGGGCCACCACGGGCCGCGGCGGTCCGGTCGAGATCTCGATGCTGGAGTCGCTG
This portion of the Streptomyces sp. NBC_01750 genome encodes:
- the hmgA gene encoding homogentisate 1,2-dioxygenase — translated: MSGIEQARKTAEGLGHSPGFGNEHTSEAVPGALPHGRNSPQRAPLGLYAEQLSGSAFTEPRSHNRRSWLYRIRPSAAHPPFVRIDNGRLRSAPFTESVPDPNRLRWNPLPEPAPGTDWLAGLWTLGGNGDATQRTGMAVHLYHANSAMTDRVFSDADGELLIVPERGGLLLRTELGLLAARPGEVALIPRGVRFRVELLDESARGYVCENYGQPFQLPDLGPIGANGLANARDFLAPVAAYEEVEQPVEVVNKFCGNLWAATYDHSPLDVVAWHGNHVPYVYDLRRFNVLGTISYDHPDPSIFTVLTSPSDTPGLAGVDFVVFAPRWLVGEDTFRPPYFHRNVMSEYMGLIEGAYDAKAEGFVPGGGSLHNMMSAHGPDRETFDRASAADLKPQKIDDGLAFMFETRWPVTATGQAMSAGHLQEGYDNVWQGLQRHWGSGGYSPGNHGRS
- a CDS encoding GntR family transcriptional regulator gives rise to the protein MTSSFAPDSLVLNRKLPLWYQVSQSLRASILGRTPEASLRLPTEEQLAAHYGVSVLTMRQALKELEEEGLISRHRRRGTFIEPGAWRGAPRRLLGSIDAIVAQQSGERTTILGHGPEPVPGELVEYFPKTPEVMLYKRLRCDGESGEPTNWAENAVRPDVAAGLDLADLERWPMTKVLRDVLGVRISRITDTVEARLADPPTAELLKVPLLSPILHYTGVTYDEGGRVVDVARIRYRGDRFSFSVTVDAD
- a CDS encoding type ISP restriction/modification enzyme; this translates as MPMLDELMPWSAPPLRLGRDWVMAPDAASLRARWDVLVGAGAGERDALFGCTRVRTPHSAVSQLPGQSTGTGRFVREDGRCPAPVRVLHGPFDEQWLIPDHRLIDVARPELWRVADERQVFVVEPGYVAGAPGASVVVSALMPDGRSPAGRPGRIRPLYRRPGGLEPNLAPGLLSALSTAYGREVDAEEVIAWILAVAESSSVGCVVPLPADPGVWLSGVDLGRRLMEIQLRGVRGGARPRLPGGRRPYVRAAVPARPDAIGYDAAEEVLSLGDGRISPVPREAWDFEVSGVRVLELWFERRTGEAEAGTLEAIRPASWPQEWTSELLELITVLALLGELRVEKEELKAGTEITREELGSVLPPPAAARRPASVLDHHEEGPEGQFALL
- a CDS encoding CaiB/BaiF CoA transferase family protein — its product is MNHQPLPLDGITVVAVEQAVSAPFATRQLADLGARVIKIERPDGGDFARGYDTAARGLASHFVWCNRGKESIAVDLKDPRGIDIVRRLVADADVFVQNLAQGAAARLGLDAATLCAAHPRLIAVDISGYGAQGPYAHKRAYDMLVQCEAGLVSVTGTAQQPVKAGIPAADIAAAMYAFSGVLAALLRRATTGRGGPVEISMLESLAEWMGHPLNYGMHGGEAPARTGVAHAVISPYDAYTTSDGGQVLLSVQNDREWRRLAEQVLERPELGEDPAFATNTARTANRARTDAVVARALAGLSTQEAIGRLEAAGIACARLNSVTDVAAHPQLAARDRWREVDSPVGPLRALLPPITLPGAAEARMGAVPALGEHTDTLLKALGMTDEATAALRRDGVIA